The Rhodobacter sp. CZR27 genome includes a window with the following:
- a CDS encoding DNA polymerase IV, with product MPALCRDCLRTFDDGRRCPACHSPRVVAHPELAGLSIAHMDCDAFYASVEKRDRPELRDLPVIVGGGTRGVVSTCCYIARISGVRSAMPMFQALKLCPEAVVVKPRMEVYAGVSRQIRALMEELTPAIEPLSLDEAFLDLSGTARLHGAPPAVLLARLVRRIETELGITGSIGLSHNKFLAKIASDLDKPRGFSVIGRAETEEFLRTKPVRIIWGVGTATQTALEQAGIRTIDDLRRWERQDLLLRFGQMGERLWHLARGEDHRRVAPAHELKSISKETTFHEDTGDPDILDGHLWRLAEQVSDRAKAKGLAGRTVTLKLKRADFRLVSRRHALSDPTQSADRIYREVRALFDAARTPGPFRLIGVGIADLGTAASADLTGDLLDPEAVRRRAAERATDAIRARFGRDAIIKGRSLR from the coding sequence ATGCCCGCGCTCTGCCGAGACTGCCTCAGGACCTTCGACGACGGCCGCCGCTGTCCCGCCTGCCACTCGCCCCGCGTGGTGGCCCATCCGGAACTGGCCGGGCTGTCCATCGCCCACATGGACTGCGACGCCTTCTATGCCAGCGTCGAGAAGCGCGACCGGCCCGAGCTTCGGGACCTTCCGGTAATCGTGGGCGGCGGCACGCGCGGCGTGGTCTCGACCTGCTGCTACATTGCGCGGATCTCAGGCGTGCGCTCGGCCATGCCGATGTTCCAGGCGCTGAAGCTCTGCCCCGAGGCCGTGGTCGTCAAGCCGCGGATGGAGGTCTATGCCGGCGTCTCGCGCCAGATCCGCGCACTGATGGAGGAGCTGACCCCCGCAATCGAGCCGCTGTCGCTGGACGAGGCCTTCCTCGACCTGTCCGGCACGGCCCGGCTGCATGGCGCGCCTCCGGCGGTGCTGCTTGCCCGCCTCGTGCGGCGGATCGAGACCGAACTGGGCATCACCGGCTCGATCGGGCTGTCGCACAACAAGTTCCTCGCCAAGATCGCCTCGGACCTCGACAAGCCGCGCGGCTTCTCGGTGATCGGCAGGGCAGAGACGGAGGAATTCCTGCGGACGAAGCCGGTCCGCATCATCTGGGGCGTGGGCACCGCCACGCAGACCGCGCTGGAACAGGCCGGCATCCGCACCATCGACGACCTGCGGCGGTGGGAGCGGCAGGACCTGCTGCTGCGCTTCGGCCAGATGGGCGAGCGGCTCTGGCATCTGGCACGCGGCGAGGATCACCGGCGGGTGGCGCCGGCCCACGAGCTGAAGTCGATCTCGAAGGAGACGACCTTTCACGAGGATACGGGCGATCCCGACATCCTCGACGGCCATCTGTGGCGACTGGCCGAGCAGGTCTCGGATCGCGCCAAGGCGAAGGGGCTGGCCGGACGCACCGTGACGCTGAAGCTCAAGCGCGCGGATTTCCGTCTGGTATCGCGGCGGCATGCGCTGTCCGATCCCACGCAATCGGCCGACCGGATCTATCGCGAGGTGCGGGCGCTGTTCGATGCCGCGCGCACGCCGGGGCCGTTCCGCCTGATCGGCGTAGGCATTGCCGATCTGGGCACCGCGGCGTCGGCCGACCTGACCGGAGACCTGCTTGACCCCGAGGCGGTGCGGCGCCGGGCGGCCGAGCGCGCCACGGATGCCATCCGCGCCCGCTTCGGGCGCGACGCGATCATCAAGGGCCGGTCGCTGCGCTGA
- a CDS encoding NfeD family protein yields the protein MIWSVWWAWVVGGLLVGMIELLVPGFVFLGFSGGAIATGVLVWLGLEAGLPALLLIFALISLAIWLVLRRLFGLPGGSVKVWDRDINDD from the coding sequence ATGATCTGGTCGGTATGGTGGGCGTGGGTCGTCGGTGGCCTTCTGGTCGGCATGATCGAGCTTCTGGTGCCGGGCTTCGTGTTCCTCGGCTTCTCGGGCGGCGCCATCGCGACGGGTGTGCTCGTCTGGCTGGGCCTTGAGGCGGGCCTTCCGGCGCTTCTGCTGATCTTCGCGCTGATATCGCTGGCGATCTGGCTCGTGCTGCGCCGGCTCTTCGGCCTTCCGGGAGGGTCCGTGAAGGTCTGGGACCGGGACATCAACGACGACTGA
- the pyrF gene encoding orotidine-5'-phosphate decarboxylase: protein MADDRLIVALDVPNVVQGLELAQRIGEAASFYKIGLGMLTGGGLALANELKQEHGKRVFLDMKLFDIGATVEAAVRGFARFDLDFLTVHGDPQVVRAAAEGRAGSGLKILAVTILTSLDRADLDANLIRPGDIAEITLERAVRALDAGADGVIASPQEAAAIRALPQAAGRLIVTPGVRPAGAAPGDQKRVATPAQAIADGADHIVVGRPIWQAEDPRAAALAVQAELAARG, encoded by the coding sequence ATGGCCGACGACCGCCTGATCGTGGCACTCGACGTGCCGAATGTGGTGCAGGGGCTGGAGCTTGCCCAGCGCATCGGCGAGGCCGCGTCGTTCTACAAGATCGGCCTCGGGATGCTGACTGGCGGAGGGCTGGCCCTGGCGAACGAGCTGAAGCAGGAGCACGGCAAGCGCGTCTTCCTCGACATGAAGCTGTTCGACATCGGCGCGACGGTCGAGGCGGCGGTGCGAGGCTTCGCACGCTTCGACCTCGACTTCCTGACCGTGCACGGCGACCCGCAGGTGGTGCGTGCGGCGGCCGAAGGACGCGCGGGCAGCGGGCTCAAGATCCTGGCGGTGACCATCCTGACGTCGCTCGACCGCGCCGATCTAGACGCAAACCTGATCCGCCCGGGCGATATCGCCGAAATCACGCTGGAGCGTGCCGTGCGGGCGCTCGATGCCGGGGCGGACGGGGTGATCGCCAGTCCGCAGGAGGCCGCGGCCATCCGGGCGCTGCCGCAGGCGGCCGGTCGGCTCATCGTGACCCCGGGCGTCCGGCCCGCGGGCGCCGCGCCGGGCGATCAGAAAAGGGTGGCCACGCCCGCGCAAGCCATCGCGGACGGGGCCGATCACATCGTGGTGGGACGGCCGATCTGGCAGGCCGAGGATCCGCGGGCCGCTGCCCTCGCCGTTCAGGCGGAACTGGCGGCCCGCGGCTGA
- a CDS encoding N-formylglutamate amidohydrolase, translating into MTPDAYTLIRPERRDTSVIFSSPHSGRDYPSSLVARTILDERTMRSSEDAFVDELFRSAPMAGAPLLAARVPRAYVDMNRAADELDPALIEGISRAPHNPRVSSGLGVIPRVVANGRPIYRGKMPLGEAEGRIARYWTPYHAALRDLIEESLTLFSEAVLVDCHSMPHEAIETHARPGQPTPEVVLGDRFGAAASRAVVDRIEAAFVSAGLRVVRNAPFAGAYIAQAYGRPSRNQHVVQIEVDRSLYMDEARIERSARFPAFSALMCGVVSEIAALGRPTLPLAAE; encoded by the coding sequence ATGACCCCGGACGCCTATACGCTGATCCGCCCGGAAAGGCGCGACACTTCCGTGATCTTCTCCTCGCCCCACAGCGGGCGGGATTATCCGTCATCCCTTGTGGCCCGGACGATTCTCGACGAACGCACCATGCGTTCGTCCGAGGATGCCTTCGTGGACGAACTCTTCCGTTCGGCGCCGATGGCCGGCGCGCCGCTGCTGGCGGCGCGGGTGCCGCGGGCCTATGTCGACATGAACCGCGCCGCGGACGAGCTTGACCCGGCGCTGATCGAGGGGATCTCGCGCGCGCCGCACAATCCGCGCGTCAGTTCGGGCCTCGGGGTGATTCCCCGCGTGGTGGCGAACGGGCGGCCGATCTACCGGGGCAAGATGCCGCTCGGCGAGGCCGAGGGGCGGATCGCGCGCTACTGGACGCCCTACCATGCCGCCCTGCGCGACCTGATCGAGGAAAGCCTCACCCTCTTTTCCGAGGCCGTGCTGGTCGATTGCCACTCGATGCCGCACGAGGCGATCGAGACCCATGCCCGACCGGGCCAGCCGACGCCCGAGGTCGTGCTGGGCGACCGCTTCGGCGCCGCCGCGAGTCGTGCGGTGGTGGACCGGATCGAGGCCGCCTTCGTCTCGGCCGGGCTTCGCGTGGTGCGCAACGCCCCCTTTGCCGGCGCCTATATCGCGCAGGCCTATGGCCGCCCCTCGCGCAACCAGCATGTGGTGCAGATCGAGGTCGACCGCTCGCTCTACATGGACGAGGCGCGGATCGAGCGCAGCGCCCGCTTCCCCGCCTTCTCGGCGCTGATGTGCGGGGTTGTGTCCGAGATCGCCGCGCTGGGCCGCCCGACCCTGCCGCTGGCCGCCGAGTGA
- a CDS encoding SPFH domain-containing protein, which translates to MEPGDFTGGNAVLLALAAFIILCIFLGVRIVPQSEKHVVERFGRLRAVLGPGINFVVPFLDVVAHKISILERQLPNAMQDAITADNVLVKVETSVFYRITEPEKTVYRIRDVDAAIATTVAGIVRSEIGKLELDQVQSNRADLIAKVREQVAAMVDDWGIEVTRAEVLDVNLDDATRAAMLQQLNAERARRALVTEAEGRKRAVELNADAELYAAEQEAKARRVLADAEAYATGVIAEAIRENGLEAAQYQVALKQVEALTAVGKGDAKQLIVVPASAMDAFADAFRMLKGRG; encoded by the coding sequence ATGGAACCGGGCGATTTCACCGGCGGCAACGCCGTCCTGCTGGCGCTCGCCGCCTTCATCATCCTTTGCATCTTCCTCGGCGTGCGGATCGTGCCGCAATCCGAGAAGCATGTGGTGGAACGCTTCGGCCGGCTGCGCGCCGTGCTGGGGCCGGGGATCAATTTCGTGGTGCCCTTCCTCGACGTGGTGGCCCACAAGATCTCGATTCTCGAGCGGCAACTGCCCAACGCCATGCAGGATGCGATTACCGCCGACAACGTGCTGGTGAAGGTGGAGACCAGCGTCTTCTACCGCATCACCGAACCTGAAAAGACCGTCTACCGCATCCGGGACGTGGATGCGGCCATCGCGACCACAGTGGCCGGCATCGTGCGGAGCGAGATCGGCAAGCTGGAGCTTGACCAGGTGCAGTCGAACCGCGCCGACCTGATCGCCAAGGTGCGCGAGCAGGTGGCGGCCATGGTGGACGACTGGGGGATCGAGGTGACGCGGGCCGAGGTGCTGGACGTGAACCTCGACGATGCCACGCGGGCGGCGATGTTGCAGCAGCTGAACGCCGAGCGCGCGCGGCGGGCGCTGGTGACCGAGGCCGAGGGACGCAAGCGCGCCGTGGAACTCAACGCCGACGCCGAGCTTTACGCGGCCGAGCAGGAGGCCAAGGCGCGCCGGGTGCTGGCGGATGCCGAGGCCTATGCCACCGGCGTGATCGCCGAGGCGATCCGCGAGAACGGGCTTGAGGCGGCGCAGTATCAGGTCGCCCTGAAGCAGGTCGAGGCGCTGACCGCGGTCGGCAAGGGGGACGCCAAGCAGCTGATCGTCGTGCCGGCCTCGGCCATGGATGCCTTCGCGGATGCGTTCAGGATGCTGAAGGGACGCGGATGA
- the ykgO gene encoding type B 50S ribosomal protein L36 — MKVANSLRSLKLRHRDCQVVRRKGRVYVINKTQKRYKARQG; from the coding sequence ATGAAGGTTGCGAACTCGCTCCGCTCGCTCAAGCTGCGCCACCGCGACTGCCAGGTCGTGCGCCGCAAGGGCCGCGTCTACGTGATCAACAAGACGCAGAAGCGCTACAAGGCCCGTCAGGGCTGA
- a CDS encoding ROK family protein: protein MLVAFDIGGSRIRAARALAPDDLEPLGEAPMPQAFAGFVAALMGLLPAGARSVAISIAGVVDPEDGRITAANLPAVTGRRLAADLEAALGRPVWIGNDADCFVLTEALRGAGRGHRNVFGIILGSGVGGGLVLDGRLVTGAGGFAGEWGHGTVLNERPLGRDVPHLGCGCGLHGCVDTVGGARGIERLHRHLSGSEASSREILSAWRAGEVAAAVTVETWLDLVAGPLALVLNVVGASVVPAGGGLASDRTLVAALDGAVRQRLLRRTASPLVVPAAHPEPGLVGAALAGWQAFG from the coding sequence ATGCTCGTTGCCTTCGACATAGGCGGATCCCGCATCCGTGCCGCCCGCGCGCTGGCCCCCGACGATCTGGAGCCGCTGGGCGAGGCGCCCATGCCGCAAGCCTTCGCGGGCTTCGTGGCGGCGCTCATGGGCCTGCTGCCTGCCGGGGCGCGGTCGGTCGCCATCTCCATCGCCGGGGTGGTCGATCCCGAGGACGGTCGCATCACCGCGGCGAACCTGCCTGCGGTGACCGGCCGCCGGCTCGCCGCGGATCTGGAAGCGGCGCTGGGCCGCCCGGTCTGGATCGGCAACGACGCCGACTGCTTCGTGCTGACCGAGGCGCTGCGTGGCGCTGGCCGGGGCCATCGGAACGTCTTCGGGATCATCCTCGGTAGCGGGGTCGGCGGGGGGCTGGTTCTGGACGGGCGACTCGTCACCGGGGCCGGCGGCTTTGCCGGCGAGTGGGGACATGGCACCGTGCTGAACGAGCGGCCGCTGGGGCGGGACGTTCCGCATCTTGGCTGCGGCTGCGGGCTTCACGGTTGCGTGGACACTGTCGGGGGTGCCCGGGGGATCGAACGGCTGCACCGGCACCTGTCGGGCAGCGAGGCAAGCAGCCGCGAGATCCTGTCGGCGTGGCGCGCGGGCGAGGTGGCCGCGGCGGTGACGGTGGAGACGTGGCTCGACCTTGTTGCCGGTCCGCTCGCGCTGGTCCTGAACGTCGTCGGCGCGTCGGTGGTCCCTGCGGGTGGCGGGCTGGCCAGTGACCGGACGCTGGTGGCTGCCCTCGACGGGGCGGTGCGGCAGCGCCTGCTTCGCCGCACGGCCTCGCCGCTGGTGGTTCCGGCGGCGCATCCCGAACCCGGTCTGGTGGGCGCGGCGCTGGCCGGATGGCAGGCCTTCGGCTGA